The following proteins are encoded in a genomic region of Xenopus laevis strain J_2021 chromosome 3L, Xenopus_laevis_v10.1, whole genome shotgun sequence:
- the LOC121401315 gene encoding olfactory receptor 5G3-like, translated as MHQNLHSPMFFFLQQLSLSDLLQSMVIVPILLKTVINEGAKISLIGCIVQLYIFGVTEALQCFLLTVMSYDRYLAICNPLRYSSIMNHRFCVKLIVMSWLLALSFIPVTVITAATQEFCNQNTINHFFCDYFPLLELSCSDTSLVRILVIAVSFPIILIPFMLITVSYICIAHEILKITSNIGRQKAFSTCSSHLAVVSIFYGSLIVTYVVPTRNQSQTIGKLLSLLYTVVTPFINPLIYSLRSTDMKNAFGNIVQKRIFYQM; from the exons ATGCA CCAAAATCTTCATTCTCCCATGTTCTTCTTTCTCCAACAACTCTCCTTATCTGATCTCCTGCAGTCCATGGTTATTGTTCCCATCCTGCTCAAAACTGTGATAAATGAAGGAGCTAAAATATCCCTTATTGGCTGTATTGTACAACTTTATATATTTGGTGTCACTGAAGCTTTACAGTGTTTCCTTCTAACtgtgatgtcctatgacagatatctggccatctgTAATCCTCTGCGTTATTCTTCAATAATGAACCACAGATTTTGTGTTAAATTAATTGTCATGTCATGGCTACTTGCCCTTAGCTTTATACCAGTCACTGTGATTACTGCAGCTACACAAGAGTTCTGCAACCAAAATACCAtcaaccatttcttctgtgattatTTTCCTCTTCTGGAACTTTCCTGCTCAGACACCTCATTAGTACGAATATTGGTAATCGCAGTATCTTTCCCTATTATACTTATCCCCTTCATGCTCATCACtgtatcctatatctgtattgccCATGAAATCCTAAAGATAACGTCCAATattgggagacaaaaagccttctccacctgcagctcccacttggctgtggtctccatattttatgggagtCTCATTGTTACTTATGTGGTTCCCACAAGAAACCAGTCACAGACCATTGGAAAACTTCTTTCACTTTTATACACAGTAGTGACTCCTTTTATTAACCCATTGATTTACAGCTTGAGAAGTACAGATATGAAAAATGCATTTggaaatattgtacaaaaaaggaTATTTTACCAAATGTAA
- the LOC121401314 gene encoding olfactory receptor 11L1-like, with product MEMNNHSMVTEIFLLGFQHLNNFKILFFSLILLIHILTIYENILVIALVTISRNLQSPMFFFLQQLSLSDLLQSMVIVPILLKTVMNEGAKISLIGCIVQLYIFGVTEALQCLLLTVMSYDRYLAICNPLCYSLIMNHRFCVKLIIMSWLLALSFISITVITAATQEFCNQNTINHFFCDYFPLLELSCSDTSLAQILMTTLSFPVLLIPFILISGSYICIAHEILTITSNIGRQKAFSTCSSHLAVVSIFYGSLIVTYVVPTRNQSQTIGKLLSLLYTVVTPFINPMIYSLRSTDMKNALGNIIQ from the coding sequence ATGGAAATGAACAATCACTCAATGGTCACAGAGATTTTCCTTTTGGGATTTCAGCATCTCAACAATTTCAAGatcctgtttttttctttgattcttttGATTCACATATTGACCATCTATGAAAATATCCTTGTCATAGCATTGGTAACAATTAGCCGAAATCTTCAGTCTCCCATGTTCTTCTTTCTCCAACAACTCTCCTTATCTGATCTCCTGCAGTCCATGGTTATTGTTCCCATCCTGCTCAAAACTGTGATGAATGAAGGAGCTAAAATATCCCTTATTGGCTGTATTGTACAACTTTATATATTTGGTGTCACTGAAGCTTTACAGTGTCTCCTTCTAACtgtgatgtcctatgacagatatctggccatctgTAATCCTCTGTGTTATTCTTTAATAATGAACCACAGATTTTGTGTTAAATTAATCATCATGTCATGGCTACTTGCCCTTAGCTTTATATCCATTACTGTGATTACTGCAGCTACACAAGAGTTCTGCAACCAAAATACCATCaaccattttttctgtgattaTTTTCCTCTCCTGGAACTTTCCTGCTCAGACACCTCATTAGCTCAGATATTGATGACCACATTATCTTTCCCTGTGTTACTTATTCCCTTCATACTCATCagtggatcctatatctgtattgccCATGAAATCCTAACGATAACGTCCAATattgggagacaaaaagccttctccacctgcagctcccacttggctgtggtctccatattttatgggagtCTCATTGTTACTTATGTGGTTCCCACAAGAAACCAGTCACAGACCATTGGAAAACTTCTTTCACTTTTATACACAGTAGTGACTCCTTTTATTAACCCAATGATTTACAGCTTGAGAAGTACAGATATGAAAAATGCTCTTGGaaatattatacaataa